The Brachybacterium huguangmaarense genome contains a region encoding:
- a CDS encoding NupC/NupG family nucleoside CNT transporter, with translation MHIVIGLVGLVVFLGLAFLPSRDLAMLRKKAPFIGVMLVLQFVLALLMLKTGVGQAVIGALASAFEALIGYATEGTAFVFGGLVDVTSDDTAPFVFTSLMPIIFIGALIGILQYLRILPLVIRGVGFVLSKVSGVGRLESFNAVSSAILGQSENLIAIKKVLPDLPEKRLYMISASAMSTVSMSIVGAYMTMIQPRYVVAAIVLNVFGAFIVVNLLSPYEVDPEDDDLVIPHPTEGQSFFEMLGEYILDAGKVILSVVAMLIGFVALMALLNGIFGAVLGGLTFQQLLGYVFWPFAFLTGVPAAECAQVGQLMATKLISNEFVAMLSFTDAAPGGTVELSDRATAIAQTFLVSFANFSSIGIIAGAAKGLAPAQGDVIARFGLKLLYGATLVSFISATIVGLIA, from the coding sequence GTGCACATCGTGATCGGCCTCGTCGGACTCGTCGTCTTCCTCGGCCTCGCCTTCCTCCCGTCCCGAGACCTGGCCATGCTGCGCAAGAAGGCCCCGTTCATCGGCGTCATGCTGGTCCTGCAGTTCGTGCTCGCGCTGCTCATGCTCAAGACGGGCGTCGGACAGGCCGTGATCGGGGCCCTCGCCTCCGCCTTCGAGGCCCTCATCGGCTACGCGACCGAGGGCACCGCGTTCGTGTTCGGCGGCCTCGTCGACGTGACGTCCGACGACACGGCCCCGTTCGTGTTCACGTCGCTCATGCCGATCATCTTCATCGGCGCGCTGATCGGCATCCTGCAGTACCTGCGCATCCTCCCGCTCGTGATCCGCGGGGTCGGCTTCGTGCTCTCCAAGGTCTCGGGCGTGGGCCGGCTCGAGTCGTTCAACGCGGTGTCCTCGGCGATCCTCGGGCAGTCCGAGAACCTCATCGCGATCAAGAAGGTGCTGCCGGACCTGCCCGAGAAGCGGCTCTACATGATCAGCGCCTCGGCCATGTCGACCGTGTCGATGTCGATCGTCGGCGCCTACATGACGATGATCCAGCCCCGGTACGTCGTCGCCGCGATCGTGCTCAACGTGTTCGGCGCCTTCATCGTCGTGAACCTGCTGAGCCCCTACGAGGTCGACCCGGAGGACGACGACCTCGTGATCCCGCACCCCACCGAGGGGCAGTCGTTCTTCGAGATGCTGGGGGAGTACATCCTCGACGCCGGCAAGGTGATCCTGTCGGTGGTCGCGATGCTGATCGGCTTCGTCGCGCTCATGGCCCTGCTCAACGGGATCTTCGGTGCGGTGCTCGGCGGTCTCACCTTCCAGCAGCTGCTCGGCTACGTGTTCTGGCCCTTCGCCTTCCTCACGGGCGTGCCGGCCGCCGAGTGCGCCCAGGTGGGACAGCTCATGGCCACCAAGCTCATCTCGAACGAGTTCGTGGCCATGCTGTCCTTCACCGACGCCGCCCCCGGCGGCACGGTCGAGCTGAGCGATCGCGCGACCGCGATCGCGCAGACCTTCCTCGTCTCGTTCGCCAACTTCTCCTCGATCGGCATCATCGCGGGCGCCGCCAAGGGGCTCGCCCCCGCCCAGGGCGACGTCATCGCGCGCTTCGGTCTCAAGCTCCTGTACGGCGCGACGCTCGTGTCCTTCATCAGCGCGACGATCGTCGGCCTCATCGCGTGA
- a CDS encoding beta-ketoacyl-[acyl-carrier-protein] synthase family protein: MSAPTRVAVTGLGTVNPLGGDVASTWEAALKGTSTAHTLDNDWTERYGLAVNFACEVPLDPFDVLARPEAKKLDPSGQYTLIAAREAWSDAGTPEVTGERLGVVVGTGIGGVWTILDQWDVVKERGARRVNPFTVPMLMANSSSAHVELEFGAKAGAHTPVSACASGAEAVANAFDMIRAGRADVVIAGGTEACVHPLPLAGFANIRALSTRTDDPEHASRPYDVDRDGFVLGEGAAILILESEEHAKARGARIYGYVSGRGMASDAFHISAPSTDGQARAIAEAVADAGVASRDIVHVNAHGTSTPLGDIGELNAVKQALGEDTDQIVVTSTKSMTGHLLGGAGALESLFSVLAAHHRVSPPTINIEQLDPEVPLDIAAGAPRELPSGDIAVLNNAFGFGGHDVAVLITSA; the protein is encoded by the coding sequence ATGTCCGCACCAACCCGCGTGGCCGTGACCGGTCTCGGCACCGTGAACCCCCTGGGCGGCGACGTCGCCTCGACGTGGGAGGCGGCCCTGAAGGGCACGTCGACCGCGCACACCCTCGACAACGACTGGACCGAGCGGTACGGGCTCGCGGTGAACTTCGCGTGCGAGGTCCCTCTCGACCCGTTCGACGTGCTCGCCCGGCCCGAGGCCAAGAAGCTCGACCCCTCGGGCCAGTACACGCTCATCGCCGCGCGTGAGGCCTGGTCGGACGCGGGGACCCCCGAGGTCACCGGGGAGCGGCTCGGCGTGGTCGTCGGCACCGGTATCGGCGGGGTCTGGACCATCCTCGACCAGTGGGACGTGGTCAAGGAGCGCGGCGCCCGCCGCGTCAACCCCTTCACCGTGCCGATGCTCATGGCCAACTCCTCGAGCGCGCACGTCGAGCTCGAGTTCGGCGCCAAGGCCGGCGCCCACACGCCCGTCTCCGCGTGCGCCTCGGGCGCCGAGGCCGTGGCCAACGCCTTCGACATGATCCGCGCCGGCCGCGCCGACGTGGTCATCGCGGGCGGCACGGAGGCCTGCGTGCACCCGCTGCCGCTGGCCGGCTTCGCGAACATCCGCGCCCTGTCCACGCGCACCGACGACCCCGAGCACGCGTCGCGCCCCTACGACGTCGACCGTGACGGCTTCGTGCTCGGCGAGGGGGCCGCGATCCTGATCCTCGAGTCCGAGGAGCACGCCAAGGCCCGCGGCGCCCGCATCTACGGCTACGTGTCCGGCCGCGGCATGGCCTCGGACGCCTTCCACATCTCCGCGCCCTCGACCGACGGCCAGGCCCGCGCGATCGCCGAGGCCGTCGCCGACGCCGGCGTCGCCTCGCGGGACATCGTGCACGTCAACGCGCACGGCACCTCGACCCCGCTCGGCGACATCGGCGAGCTCAACGCCGTCAAGCAGGCCCTCGGCGAGGACACCGACCAGATCGTCGTGACGTCGACGAAGTCGATGACCGGCCACCTGCTCGGCGGCGCCGGGGCCCTCGAGTCGCTGTTCTCGGTGCTCGCCGCCCACCACCGGGTGTCCCCGCCGACGATCAACATCGAGCAGCTCGACCCGGAGGTGCCGCTCGACATCGCCGCCGGCGCCCCGCGCGAGCTGCCGTCCGGGGACATCGCCGTGCTGAACAACGCGTTCGGCTTCGGCGGTCACGACGTCGCGGTGCTCATCACGAGCGCCTGA
- a CDS encoding beta-ketoacyl-ACP synthase III — translation MSVTLRPRPTVPGSRIVSYGAARGDLDVPNDDLVGPIDSSDEWIRQRTGIISRTRASAGRTVGDLALEASREALETAGLSGTDIDIVIVSTVSFPYATPSLATWLGAQIGNPDVVAYDIGAACAGFCYGIGQADALIRSGNATTVLVVGAEKLSDFISPTDRSISFLLGDGAGAAIVTASETPLVGPTIWGSNGENWDTIRMTGSLTDFRDGTSPWPTMEQDGRTVFRWAVWHTADIVRKALDEAGLTVDDIDVFVPHQANMRIVDELAKQLKLPDSVVIARDIAHTGNTSAASIPLATHRLLAEGLAKSGDVCVQIGFGAGLVYAGQVVVLP, via the coding sequence ATGAGCGTGACCCTGCGTCCGCGCCCCACCGTCCCCGGCTCGCGGATCGTCTCCTACGGCGCCGCCCGGGGCGACCTCGACGTCCCCAACGACGACCTGGTCGGCCCCATCGACTCCTCGGACGAGTGGATCCGCCAGCGCACCGGGATCATCTCGCGCACCCGCGCGAGCGCCGGACGCACCGTCGGCGACCTCGCCCTCGAGGCCTCGCGCGAGGCGCTCGAGACCGCGGGCCTGTCCGGCACGGACATCGACATCGTGATCGTCTCGACCGTGTCCTTCCCCTACGCGACCCCGTCGCTCGCGACGTGGCTCGGCGCGCAGATCGGCAACCCCGACGTGGTCGCCTACGACATCGGCGCCGCGTGCGCGGGCTTCTGCTACGGGATCGGCCAGGCCGACGCCCTCATCCGCTCGGGCAACGCGACCACCGTGCTCGTCGTCGGCGCCGAGAAGCTCTCCGACTTCATCTCCCCCACCGACCGCTCGATCTCCTTCCTGCTCGGCGACGGGGCGGGCGCCGCGATCGTCACCGCGTCCGAGACCCCGCTCGTCGGCCCCACCATCTGGGGCTCCAACGGCGAGAACTGGGACACCATCCGGATGACGGGCTCGCTCACCGACTTCCGCGACGGCACCTCGCCGTGGCCGACGATGGAGCAGGACGGGCGCACCGTGTTCCGCTGGGCCGTGTGGCACACCGCCGACATCGTGCGCAAGGCCCTCGACGAGGCCGGGCTGACCGTCGACGACATCGACGTGTTCGTGCCCCACCAGGCCAACATGCGCATCGTCGACGAGCTCGCCAAGCAGCTCAAGCTGCCCGACTCCGTGGTCATCGCCCGGGACATCGCACACACCGGGAACACCTCGGCCGCGTCGATCCCGCTCGCCACCCATCGCCTGCTCGCCGAGGGCCTCGCGAAGTCCGGTGACGTGTGCGTGCAGATCGGCTTCGGCGCCGGTCTCGTGTACGCCGGACAGGTCGTCGTCCTCCCCTGA
- a CDS encoding peptide deformylase → MTERPIRLIGDPVLRTACDPIRTVTDGVRTLVADLLETVDHEGRAGLAANQIGVSLRAFSWHLDEGVGYVLNPEIVELSEDVQDDDEGCLSLPGLWYPRRRARYARCLGTDLDGRAVELEGDGIVARLIQHEVGHLDGQLYVDGLERPVRKRALRDIRARF, encoded by the coding sequence ATGACCGAGCGTCCGATCCGCCTCATCGGCGATCCGGTGCTGCGCACCGCGTGCGACCCGATCCGCACGGTCACCGACGGCGTTCGCACCCTCGTCGCCGACCTGCTCGAGACCGTGGACCACGAGGGCCGGGCGGGCCTGGCCGCCAACCAGATCGGCGTGAGCCTGCGCGCCTTCTCCTGGCACCTCGACGAGGGTGTGGGCTACGTGCTCAACCCCGAGATCGTGGAGCTGTCCGAGGACGTCCAGGACGACGACGAGGGATGCCTCTCGCTCCCGGGCCTGTGGTACCCGCGCCGCCGGGCCCGCTATGCCCGCTGCCTCGGCACCGACCTCGACGGACGCGCCGTCGAGCTCGAGGGCGACGGCATCGTGGCCCGGCTGATCCAGCACGAAGTGGGCCACCTCGACGGCCAGCTCTACGTCGACGGCCTCGAGCGCCCCGTCAGGAAGCGCGCGTTGCGAGACATCCGCGCGAGGTTCTAG
- a CDS encoding GntR family transcriptional regulator has product MRQICDAIARAVQDGSLPPGTRLPTVRALAADLDVAVNTVAKAFRRLEEARIVITRGRAGTVVAPLDGVSGRLEKAARDFAELAVQLGVDRDRARKVVLAALDASHS; this is encoded by the coding sequence GTGCGCCAGATCTGCGATGCGATCGCGCGCGCGGTCCAGGACGGGTCGCTCCCCCCGGGGACGCGCCTGCCCACCGTGCGCGCGCTCGCCGCGGACCTCGACGTCGCGGTCAACACCGTCGCCAAGGCCTTCCGCCGCCTCGAGGAGGCACGGATCGTCATCACCCGCGGCCGCGCCGGCACCGTCGTGGCCCCGCTCGACGGCGTCTCCGGGCGCCTCGAGAAGGCGGCCCGCGACTTCGCCGAGCTCGCCGTCCAGCTGGGCGTGGACCGCGACCGCGCCCGGAAGGTCGTGCTCGCGGCCCTCGACGCCTCGCACTCCTGA
- a CDS encoding acyl carrier protein, whose product MANTENEILAGLAEIVNEETGVATEDVQMDKSFTDDLDIDSISMMTIVVNAEEKFDVRIPDEEVKNLATVGDAVTFIAGAQA is encoded by the coding sequence ATGGCAAACACCGAGAACGAGATCCTCGCGGGCCTCGCCGAGATCGTCAACGAGGAGACCGGCGTCGCCACCGAGGACGTCCAGATGGACAAGTCCTTCACCGACGATCTGGACATCGACTCCATCTCGATGATGACCATCGTGGTCAATGCCGAGGAGAAGTTCGACGTGCGCATCCCCGACGAGGAGGTCAAGAACCTCGCGACCGTCGGCGACGCCGTCACGTTCATCGCGGGCGCCCAGGCCTGA
- a CDS encoding DUF3145 domain-containing protein, with product MTQGVLYIHSAPRALAPHIDWAASGVLGVPARLQWREQPVGPGLVRADLTWRGREDTGARLASAIRGWDDVRYEVVQDATAHADGARWSCTPELGIFHATTDRAGNTVLSEDHVRACMERAAASRDPQALARELSLALGEPWDEDLEIYRHAGEGAKMRWLQRVV from the coding sequence ATGACACAGGGAGTGCTGTACATCCACTCCGCGCCGCGAGCCCTGGCACCGCACATCGACTGGGCGGCGAGCGGAGTCCTCGGCGTGCCTGCCCGCCTGCAGTGGCGCGAGCAGCCCGTCGGCCCCGGCCTCGTGCGCGCGGACCTGACCTGGCGCGGGCGCGAGGACACCGGCGCGCGCCTCGCGAGCGCCATCCGCGGCTGGGACGACGTGCGCTACGAGGTGGTCCAGGACGCGACCGCCCACGCCGACGGCGCCCGCTGGAGCTGCACGCCCGAGCTCGGGATCTTCCACGCCACGACCGACCGGGCGGGCAACACGGTGCTGTCCGAGGACCACGTGCGCGCGTGCATGGAACGGGCCGCGGCCTCGCGCGATCCGCAGGCGCTGGCCCGGGAGCTGTCGCTCGCCCTCGGCGAGCCGTGGGACGAGGACCTCGAGATCTACCGTCACGCGGGCGAGGGCGCGAAGATGCGCTGGCTGCAGCGGGTGGTCTGA
- a CDS encoding ABC transporter substrate-binding protein, translated as MTHASSVSAGRRARNLAPATLRATAAVASLALLAACSSGGSGSDDGSSELSIGAILPQTGSLALLGPAAIAGSEVAIDDINAAKPDFTAKLTVKDSGDTTTDIASSSAKSLLSSNVSGIVAPESSAVVKTVFSQISNAKVPFISPAATDPSLTNPNQSGGYFFRTVPSDLLQGQALAQRIVSDGKTKVSVLYMNEAYGTGLNEQITKTLEANGVQVVADVPFTPNSTNFNAEVGNVLSPQPDALVVISFDEIKSISAVLQQNGFDFNNFYGTDGNNGILGKGDPDITGAQFSTPGVNPEDDFRSRLEEKNGKALQSTSYAAESYDAVILMALAAAQGGDTTAATIQKNLSTVSSGGTKCTSFEECYKLVQDGTDIDYDGQSGPINFNDNGDVSEASISFYKTVGPDNKTDWTDQQSSTL; from the coding sequence ATGACTCACGCCTCCTCGGTCTCCGCGGGCCGCCGCGCGCGGAACCTCGCTCCTGCCACCCTGCGGGCTACGGCCGCTGTCGCCTCGCTCGCCCTCCTGGCGGCCTGCTCCTCCGGTGGCTCCGGCTCCGACGACGGCTCCTCCGAGCTCAGCATCGGCGCCATCCTCCCCCAGACCGGCTCGCTGGCCCTGCTCGGTCCCGCCGCGATCGCCGGCAGTGAGGTCGCGATCGATGACATCAACGCCGCCAAGCCCGACTTCACCGCCAAGCTCACGGTCAAGGACTCCGGCGACACGACCACGGACATCGCTTCGTCCTCGGCCAAGTCGCTGCTGTCCTCGAACGTCTCGGGCATCGTGGCGCCCGAGTCGTCGGCCGTGGTCAAGACCGTCTTCAGCCAGATCAGCAACGCGAAGGTGCCCTTCATCTCGCCCGCCGCGACCGATCCGTCGCTGACCAATCCGAACCAGTCGGGCGGGTACTTCTTCCGCACCGTGCCGAGCGACCTGCTGCAGGGCCAGGCCCTGGCGCAGCGGATCGTCTCGGACGGCAAGACGAAGGTCTCGGTCCTGTACATGAACGAGGCGTACGGCACCGGCCTCAACGAGCAGATCACCAAGACCCTCGAGGCCAACGGCGTGCAGGTGGTCGCGGACGTGCCCTTCACCCCGAACTCGACGAACTTCAACGCCGAGGTGGGCAACGTCCTGTCGCCCCAGCCCGACGCGCTCGTCGTGATCTCGTTCGACGAGATCAAGTCGATCTCGGCGGTGCTGCAGCAGAACGGCTTCGACTTCAACAACTTCTATGGCACGGACGGCAACAACGGCATTCTCGGCAAGGGCGACCCGGACATCACCGGCGCTCAGTTCTCCACCCCGGGCGTGAACCCGGAGGACGACTTCCGCTCGCGCCTCGAGGAGAAGAACGGCAAGGCGCTGCAGTCGACCTCCTACGCCGCGGAGTCCTACGACGCCGTGATCCTGATGGCCCTCGCGGCCGCACAGGGCGGGGACACCACCGCCGCGACGATCCAGAAGAACCTCTCGACCGTCTCGTCGGGCGGCACCAAGTGCACGAGCTTCGAGGAGTGCTACAAGCTCGTCCAGGACGGCACCGACATCGACTACGACGGACAGTCCGGGCCGATCAACTTCAACGACAACGGCGATGTGAGCGAAGCGAGCATCTCCTTCTACAAGACCGTCGGCCCCGACAACAAGACCGACTGGACCGACC
- a CDS encoding ACP S-malonyltransferase: MIVLVSPGQGAQKPGFLAPWLDLPGVADRLGALSEAAQVDLVRHGTESDADTIRDTAIAQPLLVAAGIVAGEALADGRSDIADAMAGHSVGEVTTAALSGVLSAEDAMRLVAVRANAMAEAAAAEPTSMAAVVGGDRAEVLAAIERHDLAPANLNSPAQVVAAGAADAVTALAADAPARARVIPLQVAGAFHTAYMASARTRLEEFAPQLTPADPVVPLVSNAGGRVVTSGREYLDLLVGQVSSPVDWAACMETFRDRGITGMIELAPAGTLTGLAKRELKGIGLVNLNTPADLDAARTLLTGQEN; this comes from the coding sequence GTGATCGTCCTCGTCAGCCCCGGCCAAGGGGCCCAGAAGCCCGGATTCCTCGCCCCCTGGCTCGACCTGCCCGGCGTCGCCGACCGCCTGGGCGCCCTGTCCGAGGCCGCCCAGGTCGACCTCGTCCGCCACGGCACCGAGTCCGACGCCGACACCATCCGGGACACCGCGATCGCCCAGCCCCTGCTGGTCGCCGCGGGCATCGTCGCGGGCGAGGCCCTCGCCGACGGGCGCAGCGACATCGCCGACGCGATGGCCGGACACAGCGTCGGGGAGGTCACGACGGCCGCCCTGTCCGGCGTGCTGAGCGCCGAGGACGCGATGCGGCTCGTGGCCGTGCGCGCGAACGCGATGGCCGAGGCCGCCGCGGCCGAGCCCACCTCGATGGCCGCCGTCGTCGGCGGCGATCGCGCCGAGGTGCTCGCCGCGATCGAGCGCCACGACCTCGCGCCCGCGAACCTCAACAGCCCCGCCCAGGTCGTCGCGGCCGGCGCCGCCGACGCCGTCACCGCCCTCGCGGCCGATGCGCCGGCCCGGGCCCGCGTCATCCCCCTCCAGGTCGCGGGCGCCTTCCACACCGCGTACATGGCCTCGGCCCGCACCCGCCTCGAGGAGTTCGCCCCTCAGCTGACGCCCGCGGACCCGGTCGTCCCGCTCGTCTCGAACGCGGGTGGCCGCGTCGTCACCTCGGGCCGGGAGTACCTGGACCTGCTCGTCGGCCAGGTGTCCTCCCCCGTCGACTGGGCCGCGTGCATGGAGACCTTCCGCGACCGCGGCATCACCGGGATGATCGAGCTCGCCCCCGCCGGCACCCTCACCGGGCTCGCCAAGCGCGAGCTCAAGGGCATCGGCCTCGTCAACCTCAACACGCCCGCGGACCTCGACGCCGCCCGGACCCTGCTCACCGGACAGGAGAACTGA
- a CDS encoding MFS transporter, translated as MSPSLRGPAEPHPVTGTAQDGRRPDALTRPERLDRLPFTRRHARMLGASGLGWALDAMDVGLVSFVIAALTVHWGLSKGDGSLLASAGFLGMALGATLGGRLADRVGRRSVFVLTLLVYGIATGASALATGLAMLVALRFVVGLGLGAELPVASTLVSEYAPRRVRGRVVVWLEAFWAVGWILAAVIGTVVVAAGPAGWRWALALGMVPAAYAIVVRFGMPESVRYLESAGRHAEAERAVRSFEEAAHVAPPARTVEIADAPDGPRPSLWSPRLRARTAALWVVWFCVNLSYYGAFIWIPTLLVDRGFGLTRSFLFTLVITLAQLPGYAIAAWLIEVIGRRWTLTIFLIGSALAAGAFGLAGSEATIIAAGCALSFFNLGAWGALYAIGPELYPTPVRATGTGAAAGFGRIASILAPLSVPLLMSAGGAVLTFSVFALAFVLAAIAAVTLPEQRGAALVEE; from the coding sequence ATGTCGCCCTCGCTGCGCGGTCCTGCGGAGCCGCACCCCGTCACCGGGACCGCGCAGGACGGGAGGCGCCCCGACGCTCTGACCCGCCCCGAGCGGCTCGACCGCCTGCCCTTCACCCGGCGTCACGCCCGCATGCTCGGCGCGTCCGGCCTCGGCTGGGCGCTCGACGCGATGGACGTCGGGCTCGTGTCGTTCGTGATCGCCGCGCTCACCGTGCACTGGGGCCTGAGCAAGGGCGACGGCTCGCTGCTCGCCTCCGCGGGCTTCCTGGGGATGGCGCTCGGCGCGACCCTCGGCGGGCGCCTGGCCGACCGTGTCGGGCGTCGCAGCGTCTTCGTGCTGACGCTGCTCGTGTACGGCATCGCGACCGGCGCCTCCGCGCTCGCCACGGGCCTCGCGATGCTCGTGGCCCTGCGCTTCGTCGTCGGCCTCGGCCTCGGGGCCGAGCTGCCCGTCGCGTCGACCCTCGTGAGCGAGTACGCGCCCCGGCGGGTCCGGGGGCGGGTCGTCGTATGGCTCGAGGCCTTCTGGGCGGTGGGCTGGATCCTCGCCGCCGTGATCGGCACCGTCGTCGTGGCCGCCGGCCCCGCCGGCTGGCGCTGGGCCCTCGCGCTCGGCATGGTGCCCGCCGCGTACGCGATCGTCGTGCGCTTCGGCATGCCCGAGTCCGTGCGCTACCTCGAGTCGGCCGGGCGTCATGCCGAGGCCGAGCGCGCCGTGCGCTCCTTCGAGGAGGCCGCCCACGTCGCGCCTCCCGCGCGCACGGTCGAGATCGCCGACGCCCCCGACGGCCCCCGCCCGTCCCTGTGGTCGCCGCGCCTGCGGGCGCGCACGGCCGCCCTGTGGGTCGTGTGGTTCTGCGTGAACCTCTCCTACTACGGCGCGTTCATCTGGATCCCGACGCTCCTGGTGGACCGCGGCTTCGGGCTCACCCGCTCGTTCCTCTTCACCCTCGTCATCACCCTCGCGCAGCTGCCGGGCTACGCGATCGCCGCGTGGCTCATCGAGGTGATCGGTCGCCGGTGGACGCTCACGATCTTCCTGATCGGCTCGGCGCTCGCGGCCGGCGCCTTCGGCCTGGCCGGCTCGGAGGCCACGATCATCGCCGCCGGCTGCGCGCTGTCGTTCTTCAACCTCGGAGCCTGGGGCGCCCTCTACGCGATCGGCCCCGAGCTGTACCCGACGCCCGTGCGCGCCACGGGCACGGGCGCCGCGGCGGGCTTCGGGCGCATCGCCTCGATCCTCGCGCCGCTCTCGGTGCCGCTGCTCATGAGCGCGGGCGGAGCCGTGCTCACCTTCTCGGTGTTCGCGCTCGCCTTCGTGCTCGCGGCCATCGCCGCCGTGACGCTGCCCGAGCAGCGCGGCGCCGCGCTCGTCGAGGAGTAG
- a CDS encoding OsmC family protein, giving the protein MPAVPDSRFPISPAFAEGSVWVDRTGTRRLVGRNQRGVEIPIGEGEGQITPGELLKLALIGCAGMSADFTIGRRLGEDFPLRVYAHGSSSEQDNRYDRIDEEIQLDLSGLAPEQIERVERAITKAIAANCTVERTLTGDPEVHHEIVDVPAAEAPEEPGA; this is encoded by the coding sequence ATGCCCGCAGTTCCTGACTCCCGATTCCCGATCTCGCCCGCGTTCGCCGAGGGCTCCGTCTGGGTGGACCGCACGGGAACGCGCCGTCTCGTGGGCCGCAACCAGCGCGGTGTCGAGATCCCCATCGGGGAGGGGGAGGGGCAGATCACACCCGGCGAGTTGCTCAAGCTCGCCCTCATCGGCTGCGCGGGCATGAGCGCGGACTTCACGATCGGGCGTCGCCTCGGCGAGGACTTCCCGCTGCGCGTCTACGCCCACGGCAGCTCGTCGGAGCAGGACAACCGCTACGACCGCATCGACGAGGAGATCCAGCTGGATCTCTCTGGTCTGGCCCCCGAGCAGATCGAGCGCGTCGAGCGCGCGATCACCAAGGCCATCGCCGCGAACTGCACCGTCGAGCGCACCCTCACGGGCGATCCCGAGGTGCATCACGAGATCGTGGACGTCCCGGCCGCCGAGGCTCCCGAGGAACCGGGCGCATGA